Proteins found in one Salinimonas lutimaris genomic segment:
- a CDS encoding glycosyltransferase, producing MISVVICTYNRADALKQCLASFEQIDYANPWELVVVDNNSSDHTATVIEQARVQYNLPIKMVFEQQQGLGYARNAGLKATQYPIVAYTDDDCYPQADYLSQIEHNFAKHDIGFVGGRVLLHDPTDLELTVQFSTETVFFSPTSYMRAGVIHGANFAFKRELLIAADGFDPNLGAGSPFKAGEDTDLLTECQRLGAQGKYAPEIVVSHHHGRKTQAEFDSLMHSYDIGRGAYYAKRLFFCSGRRLRTAKYWFYCIRHQPWAMTKTELKAAWQYISRRMKNQLDYAPKQLS from the coding sequence ATGATATCTGTGGTAATTTGTACCTATAACCGGGCCGATGCGCTAAAGCAGTGTCTGGCATCGTTTGAGCAGATTGATTACGCCAACCCCTGGGAGCTGGTTGTGGTGGACAACAACAGTAGTGACCATACTGCCACGGTGATTGAACAGGCCAGAGTTCAGTATAATCTGCCCATAAAAATGGTGTTTGAACAGCAGCAGGGGCTGGGGTATGCCCGTAATGCCGGACTAAAAGCAACCCAGTACCCAATTGTGGCTTACACCGATGACGACTGCTATCCACAGGCTGATTACCTCAGCCAGATCGAGCACAATTTTGCTAAACACGATATTGGCTTTGTGGGGGGGCGGGTGCTGCTGCATGACCCAACCGATCTTGAACTGACCGTGCAGTTTTCTACTGAAACCGTATTTTTCAGCCCTACTAGCTACATGCGGGCCGGGGTTATTCACGGCGCCAATTTTGCCTTTAAACGAGAGCTACTGATTGCCGCTGACGGATTTGACCCGAACCTTGGGGCGGGCTCACCGTTTAAAGCCGGTGAAGATACTGACTTGCTGACCGAATGCCAGCGCCTGGGCGCACAGGGCAAATATGCGCCTGAGATTGTGGTGTCACATCATCACGGGCGTAAAACTCAGGCAGAATTTGACAGCCTTATGCACTCATACGATATCGGTCGGGGCGCTTATTATGCCAAACGGTTATTTTTCTGCTCTGGCCGCCGGCTCAGAACAGCTAAATACTGGTTTTACTGTATTCGACACCAGCCCTGGGCAATGACGAAAACCGAGTTAAAGGCGGCCTGGCAGTATATTTCACGCAGAATGAAGAATCAGTTAGATTATGCACCCAAACAGCTCTCCTGA
- a CDS encoding sulfotransferase family 2 domain-containing protein, whose protein sequence is MKKLARQLYKKWVSEELRYRIYLARNPDVRKGLLQEGVETSKATFSLKPYLDNNCLFIHITKTAGISLATGLAGALPTHARAWQIRIIVGEKAFNEAFKFAIVRNPWDRLYSSYKYIRQGGWNDYDKWYRDKYGLADVSFEDFVLKRLNPAMLDDHLHFWPQSVFVYDKQGRLLVDHLGRFENLADEYRFLQTKFANSSDLEHLNSSAKNSYMDVYTPEMVEKVASLYHQDITNFGYRFDNSTEQK, encoded by the coding sequence ATGAAAAAACTCGCCAGACAGCTGTACAAAAAGTGGGTGTCGGAAGAGCTCAGGTATCGTATCTATCTGGCACGAAATCCGGATGTACGTAAAGGGTTGCTTCAGGAGGGCGTTGAAACCAGTAAGGCTACATTTTCGCTTAAGCCTTATCTGGACAATAACTGCCTGTTTATACATATCACGAAAACAGCCGGCATTTCACTGGCAACCGGACTGGCTGGTGCACTTCCCACTCATGCACGGGCATGGCAAATCCGTATCATAGTCGGTGAAAAGGCGTTTAATGAAGCGTTTAAGTTTGCCATTGTGCGTAATCCCTGGGATCGGCTTTATTCATCGTATAAGTATATCCGTCAGGGTGGGTGGAATGACTACGACAAATGGTACAGAGACAAGTATGGCCTGGCCGATGTCTCGTTTGAAGACTTTGTTTTAAAGCGGCTTAATCCGGCCATGCTTGATGACCACTTACATTTCTGGCCACAAAGCGTGTTCGTTTATGATAAACAAGGCCGCCTGCTGGTGGATCATCTGGGACGGTTTGAGAATCTGGCCGATGAGTATCGCTTCTTGCAAACCAAGTTTGCCAATTCCAGCGATTTAGAACACCTGAACTCATCAGCTAAAAACAGCTATATGGATGTATACACACCGGAAATGGTGGAAAAAGTCGCCAGTCTATATCATCAGGATATAACCAACTTTGGTTATAGATTTGATAACAGCACTGAACAAAAATAA
- a CDS encoding ABC transporter ATP-binding protein translates to MFGYIYELSPAETYYQFLIFYSAMVCVIIFLGNLISAAVLWYSLRVTIDTGAELQRRLFRQYMANQFIYFMRNSGSYMIAKINGQIPRIIYMVLQPLMQLISQFFIVTLIIVTLFVVDPVLSLITALIVGCIYFVIFFTVRKKTMEAGEITTEVNEKKLAILQESIKGIRDVKLLHVESWYEQQLDETTRKGLGANSYVALAGDLPRFIVETVIFLAIIGLALYLLLANGSTSSIVQTLSFYAMAGYKILPAAQQMYKSVTTLRTHTKVVDKVKDEFEASAKTAIYDDHDTASLAGERLAFSNQLLMEKVTYTYPGETQPAIKNLDMTINANSLVAFVGESGAGKSTVANLVCGLISNGSGEITIDGIPLENSNVRAWQRNIGYIPQSVFLINDTITKNITFGIPDDEIDLERVKVAAKKANIDAFIETLQDGYETVVGENGDLLSGGQKQRLAIARALYKNPSVLIMDEATSALDNITERNILAEIQKLSKSMTVIMIAHRLSTVEHCDNIFIFGEGKVAEQGTYDELLVKSAYFKELVYGKDQSVQA, encoded by the coding sequence ATGTTCGGCTATATCTATGAGCTTTCACCGGCGGAAACCTATTATCAGTTCCTGATTTTTTACTCGGCAATGGTATGTGTAATTATATTTTTGGGTAATCTGATTTCTGCTGCCGTTCTCTGGTATTCGCTGCGTGTTACCATCGACACCGGTGCAGAGTTGCAGCGCCGACTGTTTCGTCAGTATATGGCAAACCAGTTTATTTACTTTATGCGTAACAGTGGCAGCTACATGATTGCCAAGATAAACGGGCAAATTCCTCGTATTATCTATATGGTGCTTCAGCCACTGATGCAACTTATCTCTCAGTTTTTTATTGTCACGCTTATTATAGTGACATTGTTTGTTGTAGATCCCGTCCTCTCCTTAATCACTGCGTTAATCGTAGGGTGTATCTATTTTGTAATTTTCTTTACCGTACGAAAGAAAACTATGGAAGCAGGTGAGATAACAACAGAAGTAAACGAAAAAAAGTTGGCTATCTTACAGGAGAGTATTAAGGGGATTCGTGACGTAAAGCTTTTGCATGTGGAGTCCTGGTATGAGCAACAGTTAGACGAAACCACTCGCAAAGGTCTGGGCGCTAACTCTTATGTTGCGTTAGCCGGAGATTTGCCTCGTTTTATTGTAGAAACCGTTATCTTTCTGGCAATTATTGGCCTGGCGTTATATTTGTTGTTAGCAAATGGGTCTACATCTTCTATTGTGCAGACACTAAGTTTTTACGCGATGGCGGGTTACAAGATACTTCCGGCTGCTCAGCAAATGTACAAATCTGTAACTACCCTCAGAACACACACTAAGGTTGTGGACAAAGTAAAAGACGAGTTTGAGGCATCTGCAAAAACTGCTATTTACGATGATCATGATACAGCCTCTTTAGCGGGAGAGCGGTTAGCTTTCTCAAACCAGCTTTTAATGGAAAAAGTCACTTACACTTATCCGGGTGAGACGCAACCGGCTATCAAAAACCTGGATATGACCATTAATGCCAATAGCCTGGTAGCCTTTGTTGGCGAGTCGGGTGCCGGTAAGTCTACGGTAGCTAATCTTGTGTGTGGATTAATCTCTAACGGCAGTGGTGAGATTACTATTGACGGTATACCACTTGAAAACAGCAATGTGCGGGCCTGGCAGCGCAATATTGGCTACATTCCACAAAGTGTATTTTTGATTAACGACACCATTACTAAAAACATTACGTTTGGTATTCCTGACGACGAAATTGACCTTGAACGAGTAAAAGTCGCCGCTAAAAAGGCCAATATAGATGCCTTTATCGAAACGCTACAAGACGGTTACGAAACGGTCGTCGGTGAAAATGGTGATTTGCTGTCGGGTGGTCAGAAGCAGCGTCTGGCTATTGCCCGGGCTTTGTACAAGAACCCCAGTGTACTGATTATGGACGAGGCAACCAGCGCGCTGGATAACATTACAGAGCGTAATATTCTGGCGGAAATTCAAAAGCTGTCTAAGTCGATGACCGTTATCATGATTGCGCACAGACTCTCTACTGTTGAGCACTGCGACAATATCTTTATTTTTGGTGAAGGTAAGGTGGCAGAGCAGGGCACTTATGACGAACTGCTGGTGAAATCTGCTTACTTCAAGGAGCTGGTATACGGTAAAGACCAGTCGGTACAGGCCTGA
- a CDS encoding glycosyltransferase, which produces MKILLLFPHPIKPTFEAIDKGDMPRERLYGFYELMKDPQYTIYDSDSRFEGTADKIAAKFRAYGANPVDHKTLAKIAKVDVIVVKDNVSSMVSLTARLLGKPVIYYDSLFPIPKWAIKRFFLKRCLASCQKVVGYNYQQVEDYERELGVPLLQKYKHLDFLLDETFYNKVYQQAPEPQERGYILSIGRDVGRDFKTLIEASKRTGHKVKLITLPYLLTGIELPDNVEVLQNISYEALFTLYKGASAVVVPLKHNLSYASGIRAIMESLVLSKPSVVSETPFVTNNCLDYPNLIPVPPEDVDAMEQAIEQVFADLDSPRDYQKSLPAYEKTHQEISQMLNEMVGHG; this is translated from the coding sequence ATGAAAATACTGTTGTTATTTCCTCATCCAATTAAGCCAACTTTTGAAGCGATCGACAAAGGTGACATGCCTCGCGAACGCCTGTACGGCTTTTATGAGTTAATGAAGGACCCGCAATATACCATTTACGACTCAGATTCCCGCTTCGAGGGAACCGCAGACAAAATTGCTGCTAAATTCAGGGCCTATGGAGCAAACCCGGTAGATCATAAAACGCTGGCAAAAATAGCCAAAGTTGATGTTATCGTGGTAAAAGACAACGTATCTTCAATGGTAAGCCTGACGGCGCGTTTGCTGGGTAAGCCAGTCATTTATTACGATTCATTGTTTCCTATTCCTAAGTGGGCAATTAAACGCTTTTTTCTAAAGCGTTGTCTGGCATCGTGCCAAAAAGTAGTTGGCTATAATTATCAGCAGGTTGAAGATTACGAGCGCGAGTTAGGTGTACCGCTTTTACAAAAGTACAAGCACCTCGATTTTCTGCTGGATGAGACCTTTTATAATAAGGTGTATCAGCAGGCACCGGAACCGCAGGAGCGTGGTTACATACTGAGTATTGGCAGAGACGTTGGCCGGGATTTCAAGACGCTGATTGAAGCGAGCAAGCGAACAGGACATAAAGTGAAACTGATCACGTTGCCTTATTTGCTTACCGGTATTGAGTTGCCTGACAATGTAGAAGTGCTGCAAAATATCAGCTATGAAGCGCTATTTACCCTTTATAAGGGAGCAAGTGCCGTGGTGGTGCCATTAAAACACAACCTGTCCTATGCCTCGGGTATACGCGCCATTATGGAAAGCCTGGTACTGAGCAAGCCGTCGGTGGTGAGTGAAACGCCTTTCGTCACAAACAATTGTTTGGATTATCCAAATCTTATCCCTGTACCACCAGAAGATGTGGATGCAATGGAGCAGGCGATTGAGCAGGTATTTGCAGATCTGGACTCGCCCCGTGATTATCAGAAATCATTGCCTGCCTACGAAAAAACGCATCAGGAAATCAGTCAAATGCTAAATGAAATGGTGGGCCATGGCTGA
- a CDS encoding carboxylate--amine ligase — translation MKKRVVLIFDAAQRSALASTRALGKRSDIVVYTCDSLPMALAGSSAYSHAYLQCPDPTEDAAAFVSWVSDVIEQYSIDFLLPVTEVTSRTLAEHKSSLPDCRLPFASLSTLLQLSNKTELTHLATKLGVPVPHSQYCEHRDEINWQDVVFPCVLKPALSKVLVNNQWLATQVHIVHNEAQMRDTLSSQPYFDGYAFMVQQFIDGHGAGVFCYYQQGQAKAFFAHRRLREKPPSGGVSVLSESAPVDPVMKAHATALLDAAHWHGAAMVEFKVDSSGTPYLMEINTRLWGSLQLAIDAGVSFPELLFDGEYATLDAHPGFTPGVQLRWLLGDLDNLYIQLKDQQLSTQDKLCAVGAFLTPRLSGRRHEINRMDDMGPFWYELKHYF, via the coding sequence ATGAAAAAACGCGTTGTACTAATTTTTGATGCCGCCCAGCGAAGTGCGCTGGCTTCTACCCGAGCGCTGGGTAAGCGCAGTGATATTGTGGTATATACCTGCGACAGTCTGCCTATGGCGCTGGCCGGAAGCTCTGCGTACAGTCATGCCTATTTACAATGTCCGGACCCAACCGAGGATGCAGCCGCATTTGTAAGCTGGGTAAGCGATGTTATTGAGCAATACAGCATCGACTTTTTGTTGCCAGTGACAGAGGTCACCAGCCGTACCCTGGCAGAACACAAAAGCAGCTTGCCCGATTGCCGTTTGCCCTTTGCCAGCCTGAGTACCCTATTACAGCTGAGCAATAAAACCGAGCTGACACACCTGGCCACAAAGCTCGGTGTACCTGTACCGCACAGCCAGTACTGTGAACACCGCGATGAAATAAACTGGCAAGACGTTGTATTTCCCTGTGTATTAAAACCAGCGCTGTCTAAAGTACTGGTCAATAACCAATGGCTTGCCACGCAGGTACACATTGTGCATAACGAAGCGCAAATGCGTGATACCCTCTCCAGTCAGCCTTATTTTGATGGTTATGCCTTTATGGTACAGCAGTTCATTGACGGCCATGGTGCAGGGGTATTTTGTTATTACCAGCAAGGTCAGGCAAAAGCCTTTTTTGCGCATCGCCGCCTACGGGAAAAACCGCCTAGCGGCGGGGTGAGTGTACTTAGCGAAAGCGCACCGGTAGACCCGGTAATGAAAGCGCATGCGACGGCTTTGCTCGACGCCGCCCACTGGCATGGCGCAGCTATGGTAGAATTTAAGGTAGACAGTAGCGGTACGCCCTATCTGATGGAGATCAACACCCGCCTGTGGGGCTCTTTGCAGCTGGCCATTGATGCCGGTGTCAGCTTTCCTGAACTCCTGTTTGATGGCGAGTATGCCACGCTTGACGCACACCCGGGCTTTACACCAGGTGTGCAGCTTCGCTGGTTGCTTGGCGATCTGGATAATCTTTATATTCAGCTGAAAGACCAGCAACTCAGTACGCAAGACAAACTTTGTGCTGTTGGTGCGTTTTTAACTCCGCGCTTGTCTGGTCGCCGCCATGAAATAAACCGTATGGATGATATGGGCCCGTTTTGGTACGAGCTTAAGCACTATTTTTAA
- a CDS encoding glycosyltransferase family 4 protein, with protein MNKVLVAVKKDEGVLSPSETFLRLHITRVSGVVDGLIGNPGRRRFHYSGKPLMPENIVYKVVKNVSRGVFGQDNAFSDSRVLARYLTANNIDVVLAEYGSTAVEVMEACKLADVKLVAHFHGWDAYADEMLNTYQNDYQQLFGQASAIIAVSRHMQQQLIKLGCAQDKITVNPCGADIDASLERTGQTEQIRSFILVGRLTPKKAPLVSLKAFHRIVKKQPEARLHIVGDGPLKAELDSYITEHDLSDLVIFHGAQNHDYVIRQLQQSDCFLQHSVVAPNGDHEGTPVSVLEAMLLGLPTVATRHAGINDVITHQQTGFMVDEHDIDDMTAQMQFVMDNPETAFAVGQRARQHIMDNHTAAINIANINALLAKLN; from the coding sequence ATGAATAAAGTGCTGGTTGCGGTAAAAAAAGATGAGGGCGTGCTTAGTCCGTCAGAAACTTTTTTACGCCTGCACATTACCCGGGTTAGTGGTGTTGTTGATGGGCTGATTGGTAACCCGGGAAGACGTCGGTTCCATTATTCCGGTAAACCCTTGATGCCGGAAAACATCGTCTATAAGGTGGTTAAAAATGTAAGTCGTGGTGTGTTTGGGCAAGACAATGCGTTCTCCGATAGCCGTGTGCTGGCTCGCTACCTTACTGCTAACAATATTGATGTGGTACTGGCTGAGTATGGGTCAACCGCTGTTGAGGTGATGGAAGCCTGTAAATTGGCAGATGTAAAACTGGTGGCACATTTTCACGGCTGGGATGCCTATGCCGATGAAATGCTAAACACCTATCAAAATGATTACCAACAGTTGTTTGGTCAGGCTTCTGCTATTATTGCTGTGTCCAGGCATATGCAACAACAGTTAATTAAACTAGGCTGTGCACAGGATAAAATAACGGTAAATCCGTGTGGCGCTGATATTGATGCGAGCCTTGAGCGAACCGGTCAAACAGAGCAGATACGTTCTTTTATTCTGGTAGGCAGACTGACGCCCAAAAAAGCGCCTTTAGTCTCGCTCAAAGCATTTCACCGGATTGTAAAAAAGCAGCCTGAGGCGCGCTTACATATTGTTGGTGACGGCCCGTTAAAAGCTGAGCTGGATAGCTATATAACTGAACATGATTTAAGTGATCTGGTTATTTTTCACGGCGCACAGAATCACGATTATGTAATCAGACAGCTACAACAAAGCGACTGTTTTTTACAGCACTCTGTGGTTGCACCCAACGGTGATCACGAAGGAACACCGGTATCTGTACTTGAAGCCATGTTGTTGGGATTACCCACCGTTGCTACCCGTCATGCGGGTATCAACGATGTCATCACTCATCAACAAACTGGTTTTATGGTAGATGAACATGACATTGACGACATGACTGCTCAGATGCAGTTTGTTATGGATAACCCGGAAACCGCATTTGCAGTAGGGCAGAGAGCCCGTCAGCATATTATGGATAACCATACTGCAGCGATAAATATTGCCAATATTAATGCGCTGCTGGCTAAACTAAATTAA
- a CDS encoding polysaccharide deacetylase family protein yields MIKPFLKFLMRGYASTIGWQSIKKGDKKLIVLMYHRVLPKDDNRYQFEEPGMVVSEHTFAMHMRMLNDMQLPVVLASDWVTMSDEERPQVAVAITFDDGWLDNYQFAFPVLKQYEFPSTLFVVSDFLNMPAPFWPNKVLRLLLTPGLKPDNSWHALMQLTGPIPRLPLTRDAAASVIDSLKHYGDDDIYKRLKPLAPLLEKHTQTEMISQAQLTYAMKNYGVELGCHTRRHYRLVNGLSEELLQEEIIGSKQKLELANNVEIKAFCFPNGDFSAQAHAMVKKHYQCAVTTMRGINTNNSDVSKLVRIGVHDDISNTPMKFKAKLAGFR; encoded by the coding sequence ATGATAAAGCCGTTTTTAAAATTTCTGATGCGCGGTTATGCCAGCACTATTGGCTGGCAAAGCATAAAAAAAGGTGACAAAAAGCTGATTGTGCTGATGTATCACCGGGTGCTGCCAAAAGACGACAACCGCTATCAGTTTGAAGAGCCTGGCATGGTGGTCAGCGAACATACCTTCGCTATGCACATGCGGATGCTTAATGATATGCAGTTGCCTGTGGTACTGGCATCAGACTGGGTGACAATGAGCGATGAAGAACGCCCTCAGGTGGCGGTAGCAATTACCTTTGATGACGGCTGGCTGGACAATTATCAGTTTGCTTTTCCGGTGCTTAAACAGTATGAATTTCCGTCTACCCTGTTTGTGGTCAGCGACTTTTTAAATATGCCGGCGCCATTCTGGCCTAACAAGGTGCTGCGCCTGCTGCTAACCCCCGGACTAAAGCCGGATAATTCCTGGCATGCCCTGATGCAGCTAACCGGCCCCATTCCTCGGCTACCGCTAACCCGTGATGCCGCAGCATCAGTGATAGACAGTTTAAAGCATTATGGCGATGACGATATTTACAAACGCTTAAAGCCATTAGCTCCGTTGCTGGAAAAGCATACTCAAACAGAGATGATCAGCCAGGCGCAGCTAACGTACGCGATGAAAAATTATGGCGTTGAATTAGGCTGCCACACACGCCGTCATTACCGATTAGTCAACGGATTATCCGAAGAGTTATTACAGGAAGAAATTATTGGCAGCAAACAAAAGCTGGAGCTGGCCAATAACGTTGAGATAAAAGCATTTTGCTTTCCTAATGGCGACTTTTCTGCCCAGGCCCATGCCATGGTGAAAAAACACTATCAGTGTGCGGTCACCACTATGCGCGGTATTAACACCAACAACTCAGACGTGAGCAAACTGGTTCGAATTGGGGTGCACGATGATATCAGTAACACCCCGATGAAGTTTAAGGCTAAACTGGCAGGATTTCGTTAA
- a CDS encoding glycosyltransferase: protein MTYNILHLIDTTGPGGAEDVFITLAAKLRTEQVGSIAVIRGEGYVANSLRKQGIEPVIIDSKGSFNVGFIRELCALIKKHNIGLIQSHLLGSNVYASIVGLLTRTPVIATYHGMVDVSPNERFKGLKLWFMRNGIKRFVAVSDSLQQKIQDYNLLVPERTSVVYNGIDTQQYKTQRLTRLKQQLNIPASTFLLGALGNVRPSKRYDLLVDAIHKVNQQGLDIAVVVAGDPKASLKQKLDAQMKALGVSNIHFIGFIDDTPEYLQNLDGFVLTSDAEGFSISTIEAMATGLPVIATKCGGPQEIIENSQQATLVAVNANAIAQAIIHNIMHFTPGSVNQHAINRVQDKFSEQAMVSGYLHLYQQADKHFANISRSNPEPQQ, encoded by the coding sequence ATGACGTACAATATTTTACACCTTATCGATACCACCGGCCCTGGCGGTGCAGAAGACGTTTTTATTACCCTTGCCGCAAAATTGCGTACTGAGCAGGTAGGGAGCATAGCGGTTATTCGCGGTGAAGGTTATGTCGCAAACTCGCTACGCAAGCAAGGCATTGAGCCAGTTATCATCGACTCCAAAGGCAGCTTTAACGTGGGCTTTATTCGTGAGTTATGTGCGTTGATAAAAAAACACAACATCGGGCTTATTCAGTCCCATTTACTCGGCTCAAATGTTTACGCCAGTATTGTAGGTTTGCTTACCCGCACACCGGTGATTGCAACCTATCATGGTATGGTCGACGTATCGCCTAATGAGCGTTTTAAAGGTCTGAAGCTGTGGTTTATGCGTAACGGCATAAAGCGTTTTGTTGCAGTAAGCGATTCACTACAACAAAAAATTCAGGATTACAATTTGCTGGTGCCAGAGCGTACCAGTGTGGTTTATAACGGCATTGATACTCAGCAATATAAAACACAGCGGTTAACCCGCTTAAAGCAGCAACTGAACATACCCGCCAGCACCTTTTTACTCGGTGCGCTGGGTAACGTCAGGCCTTCTAAACGCTACGACTTACTGGTAGATGCCATTCACAAAGTTAATCAGCAGGGGCTGGATATTGCGGTGGTTGTGGCCGGGGACCCGAAAGCATCATTAAAGCAAAAGCTGGACGCGCAAATGAAAGCGCTGGGCGTTTCGAATATTCACTTTATTGGTTTTATTGATGATACCCCGGAATATCTGCAAAACCTCGACGGTTTTGTATTAACATCCGATGCCGAAGGTTTTTCGATCAGTACTATCGAAGCGATGGCTACCGGCTTACCGGTTATTGCCACCAAGTGCGGTGGCCCGCAGGAAATTATTGAAAACAGCCAGCAAGCCACGCTGGTTGCGGTGAATGCTAATGCCATTGCCCAGGCTATTATTCACAATATAATGCACTTCACGCCCGGCAGTGTTAATCAGCATGCCATAAACCGCGTGCAGGATAAGTTTTCTGAACAGGCAATGGTCAGCGGCTATCTACATCTTTACCAACAGGCAGATAAACATTTTGCAAACATCTCCCGTTCAAATCCGGAGCCACAACAATGA
- a CDS encoding glycosyltransferase family 2 protein, producing MHPNSSPDAPLVSVIITTYKGADTIVKAVSSILEQTWQHTEVIVVDDNGFDTPAQKQTRDALSALSDARIVYLPHKQNSNGAVARNTGISAARGQYIGFLDDDDLYLPERISRSVGFLQEHPRLAGLCVAVEVHYSAQHVVTVPMHKPITAERMLVDEMSIGTGSNLFFQRRIFDDGLRFDIAFRRHQDLEFMLCVLRKYRIGNLDTVLVVKKSNSNSNIPNYQNFRAAKMMYLNKFQPEIAALSSAQRQMFYKTHFRLLLDIAEQEGKPQNIRTAYKDCVRHRVFYIGDMITLVLGRSRYQALKNKLTGKR from the coding sequence ATGCACCCAAACAGCTCTCCTGATGCCCCCCTGGTGTCGGTCATTATCACCACCTACAAAGGTGCCGACACCATAGTAAAAGCGGTTAGCAGTATTCTGGAGCAAACCTGGCAACATACAGAAGTGATAGTGGTTGACGACAACGGGTTTGATACCCCTGCCCAGAAGCAGACGCGCGACGCACTCTCTGCACTGTCGGATGCACGGATTGTGTACCTGCCACATAAGCAGAACAGCAATGGGGCAGTGGCCCGTAATACTGGCATCTCCGCTGCTCGGGGCCAATATATTGGTTTTCTGGATGATGATGATCTGTATTTACCGGAGCGAATAAGCCGCTCGGTAGGATTTTTACAGGAGCATCCCCGCCTGGCCGGACTGTGTGTGGCGGTAGAGGTGCATTATTCGGCGCAGCACGTTGTGACTGTGCCTATGCACAAACCCATCACCGCTGAGCGCATGCTGGTGGATGAGATGAGTATTGGCACCGGAAGTAACCTGTTCTTTCAGCGCCGTATTTTTGATGACGGACTACGCTTTGATATCGCGTTTCGCCGGCATCAGGACCTGGAATTTATGCTGTGTGTATTGCGTAAATACCGAATTGGTAACCTGGATACTGTACTGGTGGTTAAAAAAAGTAACAGTAACAGCAATATTCCAAACTACCAGAACTTCAGGGCGGCGAAAATGATGTACCTGAATAAATTTCAGCCTGAAATTGCGGCGCTGTCTTCTGCCCAGCGACAGATGTTTTATAAAACCCACTTCAGGTTACTACTGGATATTGCAGAGCAGGAAGGCAAACCTCAAAACATCCGCACTGCCTACAAAGATTGTGTGAGACACCGGGTGTTTTATATCGGAGATATGATAACGCTGGTATTAGGGCGCAGCCGCTATCAGGCGCTAAAAAATAAGCTGACAGGCAAGCGCTAG
- a CDS encoding glycosyltransferase family 2 protein, translating to MAEQVHTDILVSVVMPCYNYASYIAESVASVKAQTETRWELIIVNDGSTDNTEQVLKAYEDDPKITVVNKANGGVSSARNYALQQAQGKYIAFLDADDIWHPEKLARVVGEMQKHKAVFGSSDFTRFSKNSDNFGHFLDYCRQLNHLKGTQEAVVYAEPLSVFCSSLEMPWYPSANIVQASACKGLLFDESMKLGEDLDFFLKLWSLGPAVFVPQPLLKLRVHDSNASKASTNHPLLVAQRFARHRLWLSHRDDSLHLRKALALREAMILGMRDLLGTDAPLSQQDKVWLKQQYRQWLFKKGLSVTQRLKLIYNALYLSLGKA from the coding sequence ATGGCTGAGCAAGTCCACACTGATATTTTAGTCAGCGTAGTGATGCCCTGTTACAACTACGCCAGCTACATCGCCGAGTCTGTTGCCAGTGTAAAAGCGCAGACCGAAACCCGATGGGAGCTTATTATTGTTAACGATGGCTCTACGGATAATACCGAGCAGGTGCTTAAGGCCTACGAGGACGATCCTAAAATTACGGTAGTCAATAAAGCGAATGGCGGCGTTTCGTCAGCCCGAAATTACGCTTTGCAGCAAGCTCAGGGGAAGTATATTGCGTTTCTTGATGCCGATGATATCTGGCATCCGGAAAAATTGGCTCGCGTAGTAGGTGAAATGCAAAAACACAAGGCAGTGTTTGGAAGTTCTGATTTCACCCGGTTTTCAAAAAACTCAGACAATTTTGGCCACTTTCTCGATTATTGCCGTCAGCTAAATCATCTAAAGGGCACGCAGGAAGCCGTCGTTTATGCAGAGCCTTTATCTGTTTTCTGTAGCTCACTGGAAATGCCCTGGTATCCGTCAGCAAATATTGTTCAGGCTTCTGCATGTAAGGGCTTGTTGTTCGACGAGTCCATGAAGCTCGGTGAAGATCTGGATTTTTTCCTGAAACTATGGTCTCTGGGGCCCGCTGTATTTGTGCCTCAGCCATTGCTCAAATTACGGGTTCATGACAGCAATGCCAGTAAAGCCAGTACGAACCACCCCTTATTAGTGGCGCAGCGCTTTGCCCGCCACCGCTTGTGGTTAAGTCATCGTGATGACTCACTGCATTTGCGTAAGGCGTTGGCCCTGCGTGAAGCCATGATTCTTGGTATGCGTGATTTGCTTGGCACTGATGCGCCACTTTCACAGCAGGACAAAGTCTGGCTTAAACAGCAGTATCGCCAGTGGCTATTTAAAAAAGGGCTGTCGGTGACGCAGCGACTCAAACTGATTTACAACGCACTATACTTATCGCTGGGTAAAGCATGA